From Dioscorea cayenensis subsp. rotundata cultivar TDr96_F1 chromosome 13, TDr96_F1_v2_PseudoChromosome.rev07_lg8_w22 25.fasta, whole genome shotgun sequence, the proteins below share one genomic window:
- the LOC120274807 gene encoding LOW QUALITY PROTEIN: thymidine kinase-like (The sequence of the model RefSeq protein was modified relative to this genomic sequence to represent the inferred CDS: deleted 1 base in 1 codon) — protein MDVAAVRLRSSFHGEVHVIIGPMFAGKTTALLRRIQSERDNGRSVVMVKSSKDSRYGLDCVVTHDGKKMPCFAVPNLSTFRAQIGHEAYNKFDVIGIDEGQFFEDLYDFCCEAADIDKKTIIIAGLDGDYMRRSFGSVLDVIPLADTVTKLTARCELCGRRAFFTFRKTAETQTELIGGADVYMPVCRQHYVNGQPVTDSARSASECTMN, from the exons ATGGATGTCGCTGCTGTTCGATTACGATCGTCGTTTCACGGCGAGGTTCATGTCATTATCGGTCCGATGTTTGCCGGGAAGACCACTGCCCTCCTCCGCCGCATCCAATCCGAACGCGACAATGGAAG AAGTGTTGTAATGGTGAAGTCAAGTAAGGACTCTAGGTATGGTTTGGATTGTGTTGTGACACATGATGGTAAAAAGATGCCTTGTTTTGCTGTGCCAAACCTCTCAACTTTTCGTGCTCAGATAGGACATGAGGCCTACAATAAG tttGATGTAATAGGAATAGATGAAGGCCAGTTCTTCGAAGACCTTTATGACTTCTGCTGTGAAGCAGCTGATATAGATAAGAAGACCATTATCATTGCAGGCCTGGATGGTGACTATATGAG GAGAAGCTTTGGTTCAGTGCTTGATGTTATTCCTCTTGCTGATACCGTAACCAAGTTAACAGCACGCTGTGAACTCTGCGGCCGACGTGCATTCTTTACC TTCAGAAAGACGGCCGAAACTCAAACTGAACTCATTGGTGGTGCTGATGTTTATATGCCTGTTTGTAGGCAGCATTATGTTAACGGCCAGCCTGTTACTGATTCTGCAAGAAGTGCCTCAGAATGTACAATGAATTAG
- the LOC120274955 gene encoding uncharacterized protein LOC120274955, producing METFCAVARYKGEGRMLQFTVLSSWEIVMGDISERWALDGSPVRVKFVIPDSYKTLCPIESYADFQRMRHIHHTFNKTVVDIIIKDASGSMDDNSGLLIPSKYDAVVKTYLSQHPPAGALSIVQSSQSLDRVTVKVGQRFDNVVQFKDCLRSNAIRQNFDFTFIKNDKLRVTIKCAAPNCQWRVHASKEGNVGTLKVKTMQATHNYGGGIGTTDHGVRLPYKHAWMGKEIARAAIHAKELGCRPLLFVDGTHLLGKYDMILLGATARDSNEGIFHVAFTLVDNETDDNWTWFLATLGETLYGEDDYDKVITFISDRSKGLVNAVSRVFPSSPHGYCLRHLGANFMKVNDSLGKSLKEQCWSVIVKITYAYTSKEFDDAVIELVAISTDAYDWLLHKSNIDHWCNYLFKGIRWCKMYSNVAESFNAWIKEARHLQVTSMIDTIRFKLMNMLTERREVSAMWDTYLCPEIHKKVEQIVEIIRFSRVGPSSDDTYEVVDEHNNAANLRLRKCSCRRWDIHGLPCKHATAAIMQTDTNVHYYVDQYFTAESYRRAYAEPIYPIPDSDKSLDDARQLRMRPSIAKKRPGRPRRKQIELQALDLPSLIFSTGGSSSATGSTSNIISSIMYAARSAVVFDFCMASA from the exons ATGGAAACCTTTTGTGCAGTGGCACGATACAAAGGTGAAGGACGTATGCTTCAATTCACCGTATTGAGTTCATGGGAAATAGTAATGGGTGACATAAGTGAGCGGTGGGCATTGGACGGTTCTCCGGTCAGGGTAAAGTTTGTGATACCTGACTCATACAAGACGCTTTGCCCAATTGAGTCATATGCTGACTTTCAACGCATGCGCCATATACATCATACTTTCAACAAAACCGTTGTAGACATCATCATCAAGGACGCGAGTGGGTCAATGGATGACAACTCGGGCTTATTGATTCCATC CAAGTATGACGCAGTTGTCAAGACATATTTGTCCCAACATCCTCCGGCAGGGGCACTCAGTATTGTTCAGTCTTCACAATCACTTGATAGGGTGACCGTAAAAGTGGGTCAGCGGTTTGACAATGTAGTGCAGTTCAAAGATTGCCTACGCAGTAACGCCataagacaaaattttgattttacgtttataaaaaatgataaacttcGGGTGACCATCAAGTGCGCTGCTCCAAATTGCCAGTGGCGTGTGCATGCATCGAAAGAGGGAAATGTTGGCACCTTGAAGGTGAAGACAATGCAGGCAACGCACAATTACGGTGGAGGCATTGGTACAACA GACCATGGAGTTCGCCTACCATATAAGCATGCTTGGATGGGAAAGGAGATTGCACGGGCTGCCATTCATGCTAAGGAG TTGGGATGTAGGCCATTACTTTTTGTTGACGGAACTCACTTGCTTGGCAAGTACGACATGATTCTGTTAGGTGCAACTGCCAGAGATAGCAATGAGGGTATCTTTCATGTAGCATTCACATTAGTTGACAACGAAACAGATGATAATTGGACTTGGTTTCTTGCTACCCTTGGGGAGACATTGTATGGAGAAGATGATTACGACAAAGTTATTACATTTATCTCGGATCGATCGAAAGGTCTTGTTAACGCAGTCTCACGCGTGTTCCCATCATCACCGCATGGTTATTGTTTGCGCCATTTGGGAGCTAACTTCATGAAGGTGAACGATAGCCTTGGGAAATCATTGAAAGAACAATGCTGGTCGGTAATCGTGAAAATTACATACGCGTACACGTCTAAAGAGTTCGATGATGCAGTTATTGAACTTGTAGCTATATCGACCGATGCATATGATTGGTTGTTACACAAGTCCAACATTGATCATTGGTGTAACTATTTGTTCAAGGGTATACGGTGGTGCAAAATGTACTCTAATGTAGCGGAGTCTTTCAATGCCTGGATCAAAGAGGCAAGGCATCTACAGGTAACAAGCATGATCGATACTATAAG GTTTAAACTGATGAACATGCTTACTGAGCGGCGCGAAGTGTCTGCCATGTGGGACACATACCTTTGCCCTGAGATACACAAGAAGGTTGAACAAATCGTCGAAATCATTCGATTTTCGAGGGTGGGTCCATCAAGCGATGACACATACGAAGTGGTTGACGAGCACAATAATGCTGCCAACCTACGCTTACGTAAATGTTCTTGTAGGAGATGGGATATACATGGGCTGCCATGCAAGCATGCAACTGCTGCGATCATGCAAACAGACACAAATGTGCACTACTATGTCGATCAATATTTTACAGCAGAATCGTATCGTCGTGCATATGCCGAACCAATATACCCGATCCCTGACAGTGACAAGTCATTGGATGACGCCCGTCAACTGAGAATGCGACCATCGATAGCAAAGAAACGACCTGGCCGTCCGCGAAGGAAACAGATCGAATTACAAGCCCTTGAT TTGCCATCTTTGATATTCTCGACGGGAGGTTCTTCGTCGGCTACAGGATCCACG TCAAACATTATATCCTCCATCATGTACGCAGCTAGGTCTGCCGTGGTTTTCGACTTCTGCATGGCGAGCGCCTGA
- the LOC120274956 gene encoding pentatricopeptide repeat-containing protein At5g64320, mitochondrial-like: protein MNWQLITETVLIVSQNIKKTVTISSALDLLHLATRSVIKLRSLRKYLHSISFLSKESSLDDQKSSPDNEWVRLLKPFDLAELRESLVGITPRQVSRFLELPLDVSTCLDIFNWAGAQKGYSHSFDVYFVLVRKLGEAREFKMIELLLRKSRDEGIVLRDCLFIVIMKCYGCSGFPGNAVRVLDEMRAVVGCEPTFKSYNVALGILVGAGCHRMAANLFYKMLHGGVRLTTFSFSIVLKALCLMNAVESAYSLLLGMTKHGCVPDAIVYQTLIHALCKHNRVKEALKRLEEMLVIGCSVDVDTFNDAIHGLCKFGRMHDAGKLINRMQLRGCKPNALTYGVFLQGRFEEAKYLYDNMIRNGCCPDFYTYSIIINGLCKAGRLGSARQVGRWEEIEVILEEMSLKGLSLNTVTYNCLVSGLCKDGNIKEVLRMPM, encoded by the exons ATGAATTGGCAACTTATTACTGAGACTGTACTAATTGTctctcaaaatatcaaaaaaactGTGACAATTTCTTCAGCTTTGGATTT ACTCCATCTTGCCACTCGTAGTGTGATAAAGCTTCGATCTTTGCGCAAATACCTTCACTCTATCTCGTTTTTGTCGAAAGAAAGCAGCTTGGATGATCAGAAATCTAGTCCGGACAATGAATGGGTGAGGCTTCTCAAACCATTTGATCTTGCTGAACTCCGGGAATCTCTTGTTGGCATTACTCCTCGTCAGGTTAGCAGATTTCTTGAACTCCCACTTGATGTTTCTACTTGCTTGGATATCTTCAATTGGGCAGGTGCTCAGAAAGGGTATTCGCAttcttttgatgtttattttgttcttgtaAGAAAATTGGGTGAAGCTAGAGAGTTTAAGATGATAGAATTGTTGTTGAGGAAGTCTAGAGATGAAGGCATTGTCCTTAGAGACTGTTTGTTCATTGTGATAATGAAGTGCTATGGTTGTTCGGGATTCCCGGGTAATGCAGTTCGGGTGCTTGATGAAATGCGAGCGGTAGTTGGCTGTGAGCCAACATTTAAATCGTATAATGTTGCTTTGGGTATTTTGGTTGGAGCAGGTTGTCACCGTATGGCGGCAAATTTGTTCTATAAAATGCTGCATGGAGGAGTCCGGCTGACCACTTTCTCATTTTCTATTGTGTTGAAAGCGCTTTGTTTGATGAACGCGGTAGAGTCTGCATACTCGCTTCTTCTGGGTATGACGAAGCATGGTTGTGTCCCTGATGCTATTGTGTATCAGACTTTGATACATGCCTTGTGTAAGCATAACAGGGTAAAAGAAGCATTGAAGCGTTTGGAGGAGATGCTTGTCATTGGTTGTTCAGTGGATGTCGATACTTTTAATGATGCGATTCACGGGCTCTGTAAGTTTGGTCGTATGCATGACGCAGGCAAGTTGATTAATAGGATGCAACTTCGTGGGTGCAAACCAAATGCCTTGACGTATGGAGTCTTCTTGCAAG GAAGGTTTGAGGAAGCAAAATATTTGTATGATAACATGATAAGGAATGGTTGTTGCCCGGACTTTTACACTTACAGCATCATAATCAATGGCCTTTGCAAGGCTGGAAGATTGGGATCAGCCAGACAA GTCGGTAGGTGGGAGGAAATTGAagtgattttggaggaaatgtCTTTGAAAGGTTTGAGTCTGAATACTGTAACATATAATTGCCTTGTTTCTGGGTTGTGTAAGGACGGGAATATCAAAGAG GTCTTGAGGATGCCCATGTGA